The Shewanella japonica genome has a window encoding:
- a CDS encoding YqiJ family protein, translating to MLDFLLINANTPFAIAMTMVLMLALLEGVGLVIGFSISNLIDHLSPVELDVDADLNVANTGLTPLVGWLCLNKLPLLIWLVLLLTCFALIGYSLNFISYQYASNLLSPMISAPIVFVLSLLSTSIIGRPLAKILPKNESHAVSNTSFSGLLAKITVGTARVNSPAEAVLVDQHAQKHYVMVAPEFAEESFNQHDQVVLLNRKNNIWIAAKLDSI from the coding sequence ATGCTCGATTTTTTACTCATAAACGCCAATACCCCATTTGCGATTGCGATGACGATGGTGTTGATGCTTGCACTGTTAGAAGGTGTTGGCTTAGTGATAGGCTTTAGCATTTCAAATCTGATAGACCACCTTTCTCCTGTTGAACTTGATGTCGATGCCGACCTTAATGTGGCTAATACTGGGCTGACCCCATTAGTTGGTTGGCTGTGCCTGAATAAGTTACCGTTATTAATCTGGCTAGTGTTATTGCTTACTTGCTTTGCACTCATTGGCTACAGTTTAAATTTTATTAGTTATCAATACGCTAGTAATTTACTTTCCCCAATGATTAGTGCTCCAATTGTATTTGTACTGAGTCTGCTCAGCACATCCATCATTGGTAGACCTTTGGCAAAAATCCTCCCCAAAAATGAATCCCATGCCGTTTCTAATACTAGTTTTAGTGGTTTATTGGCCAAGATTACCGTGGGCACTGCCAGAGTAAACAGTCCTGCAGAGGCGGTGCTGGTGGATCAACATGCGCAGAAACATTACGTGATGGTCGCGCCAGAGTTTGCAGAAGAAAGTTTTAACCAGCATGACCAAGTCGTGTTGCTGAATAGAAAAAATAATATTTGGATAGCAGCAAAACTCGATAGTATTTAG